CTAATGAATGTTTTACACGCTGTTATTGAAAATCAAAATGTCCAAACTACTGAATTTGATTATGTTCTTTTAGGTGAGGAACGAACTTTTGAAATTCGCTTTATTCCTGTAAGGCGATATGACCTAAATGATAAAAAAATTATGTTGGTGTTTTCTGATATCACGGAAGCTAAACGAAAAGATCGACAACTCATTGAATCTATGAAATTTGCAAGTATTGGTGAAATTGCCGCTGGGCTTGCTCATGAAATCAACAACCCACTTCAAAGTGCTCTTTTATATTTAGATGATTTGATTACTGTCGATGAAACCGATCCGAGCGAACGGCGAAACATTCTCAAAAAGATTGAATCTGCAAATTTACGCATTCGAGATTTGGTTAAGGCGTTACTTGATTTGGGTAGGATGGAAAGTCCCAACCGCGATTTTGTATCTCCATATTATATTTTGGTGAGAACAAGTGAACTAGTAGAGGTGAGTTGCCGAAAGAAAAATATCAGTTTTACTCGCCATGCTGGCCCAAATTTACCCGGAATTTTTGTTCGTTGGCAGGAAATTGAACAAGTATTAATTAATTGTGTGGTAAACTCCATCAATGCTCTCTCTGAAATGGAAAAAACAAGACAGTTTCCAAAAATCGAATTGGGTATCGATTTAGTCAAAAATCAAAAAAAAGAGTGGGTTGTATTTTCAATAGAAGACAATGGACCTGGAATTGATGACGATACTTTGGAAAAAGTATTTTTGCCACTATTCACAACGAGAAGGAATAAACAAGGAACTGGTTTGGGGCTTTCTATTTCTAAAAAGATCATCACTGACCATGGTGGTGAGATCTATATTAAGACAAAGGAAGGAACAGGGACAAAGGTAGAAATCTACCTTCCTGCTCACACAGATGAAAATGGATAAAATTTTAATCGTCGATGATGAAGAAGATATTCGAGTCGCCCTAAAGAGAGTTTTATCTCGAGAAGGCTACCAAATTGAACTCGCCGAGTCTGCTTCTGAAGCTATCCAAAGGATTTCTTCTGGTGAACCTTTTTCTGTAGTAATTTCTGATATTCTAATGTCGGGGATGTCCGGGATTGATTTCACAAAGTTTATTGCCGAAAAACAAATCAACTTGCCGGTCATTCTTATTACTGGAAATCCAAATCTTTCCTCGGCAGAATCAGCTATTCGTTACCATGCTTTTGAGTATATATCAAAGCCTGTTGATAGAACTCAAATCCTATCTGTCGTAAAACGAGCATTAGAAGTTAAAAACCAAAAAGATTCCGATTTAGAAAAACTAATGTTATCGGAAAAATTAGAAAAAGCTCTTCGGACTCAAAATTTAGATTTAAACCGACAAAATGCGGCTATATTAAATGCAACTTCTGATGCAGTGATCACCATCGATTCAAAATTAACGATTGTTTCTGCGAATAAAGCTAGTTTTGAAATGTTTCGTTTTCATACACCATTGGATCTCATTGGGCAGTCTGTTAATCTTTTGTTTACCGAAAATAAAATGCAAAAGTATATGGCTCAAGTTTCAAAAGTTTTGAATGAAGAGGAAAACAAATCCACTCTCCAATTATCCGATGTAACATTACTTCGTTCTGATCTTACCACTTTTTTAGCGGATATTGCAATTTGTTCGTACAGTTTAGATGGAGATATTTATTATACAGGTGTCATTCGAGACGTAACACAAAAAAAAGCGATGGTAGAGCAACTCATCCACTCCGAACGAAGAGCATTTTTATCTGTTGTGGCCGCAAGCATCGGACATGAAATTAACAACTCTCTCACTGCAATTCAAGGTTTTGTTGAGATGGCTTCTCGAGAAAATGCGGACACAATGTTAAAAGACCGTGCATTAAAAGTAACTTTGAACCAAACAGAAAAATTAAGAGCACTAACTTCAAACCTATTACAACTTGGGAAATCATTAAAATCAAACAATGAACAATCCAAAACGTTAAATTTGAACAAGGAAGTTTCTTCCGTCCTTCAGGTGTTCAAAGAAACAGCTAAATTAAAATACTGCCACATCAAAAGAGAAGAAACTTCGGAAGAAATTCCTATACAAATGAATTCCGATCAATTTGCATTATTACTTTCCAACATTCTTCTAAATGCTGCTGATGCTACCAATAACATAGGCACAATAGAAATCTCAACTTACCAAGATAAAAGATACTCACACCTAATCGTTACCGATGATGGCGAAGGTATGTCTCCCGAAATTTTGGACAAAATCTATGAACCATACTTTACAACAAAAGAGTTAGGGAAAGGTACTGGACTTGGAATGTTTGTTGTCAGACAAATCGTTGATAATTTCGATATTCAACTAGAAATTGAATCTTCTCCAGGCAAAGGTTCTAAATTTCATTTTATTTTTCCTAAGCTTTTAGAAACATAGTGACTTCAGTGTATTCAGGTTTAAATGACTCACAATTAGAATTGGTTCTTTCCCGTTACGGTAAAAATCCAAAAATAGAACCATTACAAGAAGAAGCATCCACTCGCAGGTACTTTCGAATTACAACTTCTCAAGGAAATGAAGAAGTAGTTTGTGCCGATGAAACAGTAAATGAAGATTTTATCCTTATTTCTGAGTTTCTTAATGCAAATGAAGTTCATGTTCCAAGAGTTTTAGAAATAAACAGAGATCAAGGACTTACATTTATGAGTTTTGAAGGATTAAAAGATTTTAGTTCATACGCTCTAAATGATTATAAAAATAAGTTTCCGATACTAATAAACTTAATTTTAAAACTCCAGTCACTTGATCCACCTTCTCTAGTAAAAAATCGAAAATTTGATACAGAGAAACTCAGTTTTGAAACTAATTTAACTTTGGAAAAGTTTGAAGGCTTTAGAAAGTTATTTCAAATCAAAACAGAAATTTCCAATGAAGGTAAAGCCTTTATTGAAGAAACAATCGGTTATTTAAACAAATACCCAATTAACGTTTTCACTCACAGAGATTTTCACTGTAGAAATGTTTTAATTTCTACAAAATCTGAATATGCTCTGATTGATTTTCAGGATGCAAGAATGGGAGTCCCTCAATATGACTTAGCTTCTATCCTATATGATGCTTACTATCCACTACCCAGAGATTTTCGTTCTTTAATGTTAAAATCGTTTCAAAAACGAAATATTGACCAATCCAAAAAATTTAATGATACTTTTTATCTTCAAGCATTACAGAGGTCTTTTAAGGCTTTAGGAACATATTTCCGAATGGTGACAGATCATGGAAAAAACAAATTTAAACCTTCAATCATCTCTTGTTTGAACCAATTAGAAGAAATCATTCAATTAGGTATGTTTGCCGATTCACTTTATATTTTTGTTCGAAGTTTACGTGAAGAACTGAGTCACCACAAGGACTTCAAGAATTTATGAATGCATTTGTTTTAGCAGCAGGATTTGGAAAACGGATGGGATTTCTCACAGAAAGTTGTCCGAAACCTCTATTAAAAATTCAAGGTATTTCTCTTCTTGATTATAGTTTGTATCTTTTGAAAAAATGGAATACTTCAAAGATTTGGATAAATACACATTATTTAAGTAACCAAATCAAATCTCATGTTCAGAACTTTTCTCAAATCCCAATTGAAGTTTTAGAAGAGAAAAAAGAAATTCTCGGTACAGCTGGAGGAATTCGAACTGGTTTACCTGAAAATTATTATGAAAAACCAATTTTGTTAATCAATCCTGATACATTGTTTTTTCCAGACCAAAATTTTTTACCAAAGTCCAGTTTACCTCAAACAGTAAATATTCATTTATATTTACTTCCAATACCACCAAATCAAAATTACACGAAAATTGATATTAATGAAAACGGAAATTTAACCTTTGGAAAAGGACCGAATTATTATATTGGGCTTGCATTATTAAATCCAAAATGTCTCATCCATTTAGAAAAAAACAAATATTATGATCTATCTGATATTTTTAAGGAATCTTCACTCAAGGGAGAGATTACCGGAGAAATTTTCCCCGGCACGGTTCTTGATTTAGGAACAAAAAAACTTTGGGATTCTTATGTTACAAAAGATATATTTGGAACGGAACTCTCCAAAATTCAAGCTTTTGTAAACTCATCTTATATGACTTAAGATTTCTTCTTTTCTTTTTTCGAATCCTTTTTTGCCCAACAAAGCAAACATATTGTTTTTATAGTCTTCAACACCTGGTTGATCAAAGGGATTTACACCTAACATATAACCAGAGACCCCACAGGCAAATTCAAAGAAATACAACAATTCCCCAACCATCTCTTCATTCAAAGTAGGCAATGTGATTTCCAAACAAGGGACTCCACCGTCTCTATGAGCAATCAATGTTCCTAACATAGCACTTTGGTTCACCTCAGAAAGTTTTTTGCCAGCTAAATAATTCAAGCCGTCGCGATCGTCTGGTTTTTCCGTTAAATAAACATCCTGTTTAGGAGCTTCCACTTTGATGACTGTTTCCATCAAAAGTCGTTCTCCATCCTGAATGTATTGACCCATAGAGTGTAGATCCGTTGTGAATTGAACAGATGCGGGAAAAATTCCTTTTCCTGTTTTTCCTTCACTTTCGCCAAACAACTGTTTCCACCAT
This genomic stretch from Leptospira meyeri harbors:
- a CDS encoding ATP-binding protein; protein product: MLNSKIERLSQLLSHSQNGLVFVDLKSNQILYLDEITKERLDIQNPNSLKIQNLFCDHELLISEIHTHPQSKSEYKWLLKKQNSESIVTTVHFSSLTEFFDSDTEIYAISINWTHEFTKEQSEVIDHLEIPFFQTDLNGNLKYANPKLIDFFRLSANQIQSYHVSDILPLSEEFTKELLIQNIKKIFEFKLYNGDLITLQLQSFITTEQGKPNGISVLLLDLSELQNAERIIKYGEDKLRTFFATMNNGFVIVNQDAKIIEIAPIFKFLLFQVFAFEVGEDIFHFFDENMKSKLMNVLHAVIENQNVQTTEFDYVLLGEERTFEIRFIPVRRYDLNDKKIMLVFSDITEAKRKDRQLIESMKFASIGEIAAGLAHEINNPLQSALLYLDDLITVDETDPSERRNILKKIESANLRIRDLVKALLDLGRMESPNRDFVSPYYILVRTSELVEVSCRKKNISFTRHAGPNLPGIFVRWQEIEQVLINCVVNSINALSEMEKTRQFPKIELGIDLVKNQKKEWVVFSIEDNGPGIDDDTLEKVFLPLFTTRRNKQGTGLGLSISKKIITDHGGEIYIKTKEGTGTKVEIYLPAHTDENG
- a CDS encoding hybrid sensor histidine kinase/response regulator, which gives rise to MDKILIVDDEEDIRVALKRVLSREGYQIELAESASEAIQRISSGEPFSVVISDILMSGMSGIDFTKFIAEKQINLPVILITGNPNLSSAESAIRYHAFEYISKPVDRTQILSVVKRALEVKNQKDSDLEKLMLSEKLEKALRTQNLDLNRQNAAILNATSDAVITIDSKLTIVSANKASFEMFRFHTPLDLIGQSVNLLFTENKMQKYMAQVSKVLNEEENKSTLQLSDVTLLRSDLTTFLADIAICSYSLDGDIYYTGVIRDVTQKKAMVEQLIHSERRAFLSVVAASIGHEINNSLTAIQGFVEMASRENADTMLKDRALKVTLNQTEKLRALTSNLLQLGKSLKSNNEQSKTLNLNKEVSSVLQVFKETAKLKYCHIKREETSEEIPIQMNSDQFALLLSNILLNAADATNNIGTIEISTYQDKRYSHLIVTDDGEGMSPEILDKIYEPYFTTKELGKGTGLGMFVVRQIVDNFDIQLEIESSPGKGSKFHFIFPKLLET
- a CDS encoding aminoglycoside phosphotransferase family protein, whose amino-acid sequence is MTSVYSGLNDSQLELVLSRYGKNPKIEPLQEEASTRRYFRITTSQGNEEVVCADETVNEDFILISEFLNANEVHVPRVLEINRDQGLTFMSFEGLKDFSSYALNDYKNKFPILINLILKLQSLDPPSLVKNRKFDTEKLSFETNLTLEKFEGFRKLFQIKTEISNEGKAFIEETIGYLNKYPINVFTHRDFHCRNVLISTKSEYALIDFQDARMGVPQYDLASILYDAYYPLPRDFRSLMLKSFQKRNIDQSKKFNDTFYLQALQRSFKALGTYFRMVTDHGKNKFKPSIISCLNQLEEIIQLGMFADSLYIFVRSLREELSHHKDFKNL
- a CDS encoding NTP transferase domain-containing protein, with translation MNAFVLAAGFGKRMGFLTESCPKPLLKIQGISLLDYSLYLLKKWNTSKIWINTHYLSNQIKSHVQNFSQIPIEVLEEKKEILGTAGGIRTGLPENYYEKPILLINPDTLFFPDQNFLPKSSLPQTVNIHLYLLPIPPNQNYTKIDINENGNLTFGKGPNYYIGLALLNPKCLIHLEKNKYYDLSDIFKESSLKGEITGEIFPGTVLDLGTKKLWDSYVTKDIFGTELSKIQAFVNSSYMT